The genomic stretch CCATGTTTTTATTTGATACTATTGGTATTAGTGTTTTTACTTTGTTAGGTTTACAAAAAGGACTTTCATTTAATTTACACCCAATAATTGCTTTAATTATGGGAATGATATCTGCTGTGTTTGGAGGTGTTTTAAGAGATGTTTTAACAAATAAAGTACCTTTAATTTTTGAAAAAGAAATTTACGCTTCTGCTTGTTTAGCTGGAGGAATAATTTATTTATTACTTTTTAAATTCTCAATTTTACCAGAGAAATTTATTTTTATAATTGCGGCTTTGGTGGTTATAACTATACGGGCAATTTCTGTAAAATATCATTTAAAATTACCTAGAATTAAAGACGATCTTTTTGGTAAACTTAAATAAAAAATGCGAAGATTTCTCTTCGCATTTTTTTTACTTTTAGTTTACATCTTTTAATAATTCTCGAATAGATATAATTAATTGCTCATCGATGCCATTATCTATTTTACCTGGCATATTTTTTACTTTTATTGTAGGTTCTGTTTGGTTGTTTTCCATCCATTCTCCAGCTTTATTTTTAGCTGAAACAGGTACAATTCCCCAATAACTGCCATTAGGTAACGTTTCCCATCCTGCAAAACTACAAGTTCCTGGAACTGGCATACCCACAGTTTTACCAATTTTTAAATCTGTATAACCAGAAGCATAACAATGTCCGTCTGAATACATACTTTCATTAAATATAGATAAAGTTGGTTTTGTCCATCTCGAAGTTGGTTCTCCGCCAACAACTTTAGCCTCTGTTTCATAAGTTAAAAATGGTACACCCGTAAAAAACATTGCTAAATCTGCAACTAAATCTCCACCACCGTTAAATCGAGTATCGATTATTACACCTTTTTTATCTATATATTTACCCATCATGTCTTGGTAAATACTTCTATAAGGTCCGTCACTCATACCAGGAATATGAACATAGCCTAATTGGCCATTACTTTCTTTTTCTACTTGTTTCTCATTTATTTTTACCCATCTTTTGTATAATAATCTGTTTTCTTGTCCTAATGTGATAGGTTTAACTGTAATTGTTTGTGACTTTTTTGTTGATGGATTTTCTATTTCTAATAGCATAAACTTATTTGCTGTACGATTTAAATATTTGGCAACATCTGTATTTTTATCAATTAAATCGCCATTAATTTTTTTAATAATCATGCCAGCTTTAATATTAAATTTAGCTTTGTCTAAAGGACCG from Polaribacter marinaquae encodes the following:
- a CDS encoding trimeric intracellular cation channel family protein yields the protein MDVVYVLDILGTFAFAVSGALVASDKKFDLFGVIIIAFVTAVGGGMLRDVLINAHPINWIADLNYLYVIFTAVVFTFLFKSKIAFLSRTMFLFDTIGISVFTLLGLQKGLSFNLHPIIALIMGMISAVFGGVLRDVLTNKVPLIFEKEIYASACLAGGIIYLLLFKFSILPEKFIFIIAALVVITIRAISVKYHLKLPRIKDDLFGKLK